One part of the Acinetobacter sp. XS-4 genome encodes these proteins:
- a CDS encoding spore coat U domain-containing protein, translating into MKYYWLTGFFLGFYSQSLYAADPQSSSSFKVQATIENGCSIDNIEQMIDFGQYSALSNNKIVSNVINTNSTWNIRCTENLPVNVSLDGGDNLENNTRRMKNSTSSDYIAYKLYNSSGLTTEYLVGNTYSLPTTSVANHLVNFEIYGVVDLGNNNEARATGIYKDTVSIMITW; encoded by the coding sequence ATGAAATATTATTGGTTAACTGGGTTTTTTTTAGGTTTTTATAGTCAATCTTTGTATGCTGCTGATCCACAAAGCTCATCTAGCTTTAAAGTTCAAGCCACAATTGAAAATGGTTGTTCAATAGATAATATTGAGCAAATGATCGATTTTGGTCAATATTCAGCTTTATCTAATAATAAGATTGTTTCAAATGTTATTAATACAAACTCTACTTGGAATATTCGTTGCACAGAGAATTTACCAGTTAATGTTTCATTAGATGGTGGTGATAATCTAGAAAATAATACTAGACGCATGAAAAATAGCACATCTTCTGATTATATTGCTTATAAATTATATAACTCAAGTGGTCTGACTACTGAATATTTAGTAGGGAATACATATTCTCTTCCTACTACAAGTGTAGCAAATCATTTAGTCAATTTCGAAATATATGGTGTTGTTGATCTGGGAAATAATAATGAAGCCAGAGCAACCGGAATTTATAAAGATACTGTTTCAATAATGATTACTTGGTGA
- a CDS encoding fimbria/pilus periplasmic chaperone, with protein MVICMKNSAFIKNGILKSFLFASTLSLVTPVMAQATFLIWPIYPKIEANEKATAVWLQNTGKSDAMVQIRVFKWNQDGLKDNYSEQLEIIPSPPVAKIKAGEKHMLRLTKSINLPDGKEQSYRLIVDELPIRLSDGNEPDASKVNFQMRYSIPLFAYGKGLGSGLTQESQKLNAKNALAKPVLQWSIRNNDQGQAELYLKNSGQKFARLSAVKASKTASNIALGKAAFGYVLSNSTVKFAIDKSTANTLLKSSTLYGVDSSGVKQELIEITKMEDPS; from the coding sequence TTGGTGATTTGTATGAAAAATTCAGCATTTATTAAAAATGGCATTTTAAAATCTTTTTTATTTGCAAGTACATTATCACTTGTTACTCCGGTAATGGCACAAGCAACTTTTTTAATTTGGCCAATTTATCCCAAAATTGAAGCAAATGAAAAAGCAACTGCGGTCTGGTTACAAAATACTGGTAAGTCTGATGCCATGGTTCAGATTCGAGTTTTTAAATGGAATCAAGATGGGTTAAAAGATAATTACAGTGAGCAATTAGAGATTATACCAAGTCCACCTGTAGCAAAAATAAAAGCAGGTGAGAAGCACATGTTGCGTCTAACAAAAAGTATTAATTTGCCAGATGGTAAAGAACAATCATATCGTTTGATTGTTGATGAGTTACCTATCCGCCTTTCTGATGGAAATGAGCCAGATGCATCTAAAGTAAATTTCCAAATGCGTTATTCAATTCCGCTTTTTGCCTATGGGAAAGGACTTGGTAGTGGATTAACGCAGGAAAGCCAAAAACTTAATGCAAAAAATGCTTTAGCAAAACCAGTTTTGCAGTGGTCAATCCGTAATAATGATCAGGGGCAAGCAGAGTTATATCTTAAAAATAGTGGTCAGAAATTTGCCCGACTTTCGGCAGTTAAAGCATCAAAAACAGCATCCAATATTGCTTTAGGTAAAGCCGCTTTTGGTTATGTGTTATCAAATAGCACTGTAAAATTTGCAATAGATAAGTCGACTGCCAATACGTTATTAAAAAGTTCTACCCTATATGGTGTTGATAGCTCAGGTGTAAAACAAGAATTAATCGAAATTACAAAAATGGAGGATCCATCATGA
- a CDS encoding fimbria/pilus outer membrane usher protein produces the protein MILQHNTLCKSILLVFLAGGCLSVPKVVFAGELPPAPKDVSDINQLFKLYLDLIVNKYPIQQVVPIIVKNDQYFIQKKKLVDELEISIPEEMLLSNSETVLTDKDILTLGFSGEATDWISLDRLKEVSYEYNSSNQYFQLNIPPAWMPTQILGKDSWYKPEIAQSGIGLLNNYDFYTYRPYQGGSTSSLFTEQRFFSPLGVIKNSGVYVKNQYKNEDNLESFNSDGYRRYDTSWQFDNQKNATSFLLGDIITGNKTTWGSSVRLGGFQVQRNYSTRPDLITYPLPQFIGQAALPSTVDLIINGQKASSTDVQSGPFILNNVPFINGKGEAVVVTTDAVGRQVTTSVPFYISNTLLKPGLFDYSLSLGKIREDYGLKNFSYGKFASAADARYGVNDWLTVEGRTELSSDLQLLGAGSVLKLANWGVLSASFTQSRADKSIAQDQVKDLDGKQYTVGYSYNRNRFGFSINHNQRDDEYTDLSRMQYSNLISVNSNKSLTANTYFATRNSGTFGVGYINTEANDFKNRLLNLSWAPILPTYMNGVTVSLSANRDFIDKEWSAAFQLSVPLFQRRSTANTGYSFNDHGNYGYINFNHSVPSEGGFGVDLTRRFNENSEDLNQARVNYRNNYINTDFGLSGNQDYNYWFGLSGSLVYMSGELFASNRLGESFALVDTNQVSDVLVKYENSLIGRSNKKGHIFVPSVTPYYSGKYSVDPIDLPSNFTITQVEQRISAKRGSGVVIKFPVHQSLAANVYLTQENGKPISVGSVVHRADQESSYVGMDGIVYLENLKANNTITVQHSDQSICKADFSVDVEQAKQQIVVIKPVTCHEVSLP, from the coding sequence ATGATCCTTCAGCATAATACCTTGTGCAAAAGTATTTTGTTGGTTTTCTTGGCTGGTGGTTGTTTAAGCGTTCCTAAGGTGGTGTTTGCTGGAGAGTTGCCGCCAGCGCCTAAAGATGTAAGTGATATTAATCAATTGTTTAAATTATATTTAGACTTAATTGTGAATAAATACCCTATTCAGCAAGTGGTTCCGATCATTGTTAAAAATGACCAATATTTTATACAAAAAAAGAAGCTGGTTGATGAATTGGAAATTAGCATTCCAGAAGAAATGCTGCTTTCAAATAGTGAAACTGTATTAACAGATAAAGATATTTTAACTTTAGGGTTTAGTGGAGAAGCAACAGACTGGATTTCTTTAGATCGCTTGAAAGAAGTGAGTTATGAATATAATTCGTCAAATCAATATTTTCAGCTAAATATTCCACCCGCTTGGATGCCAACACAGATTTTGGGTAAAGACTCATGGTATAAGCCAGAAATAGCTCAATCAGGAATTGGCTTGCTGAATAACTATGATTTTTATACTTACAGACCTTATCAAGGTGGCTCAACAAGTAGTTTATTTACGGAGCAACGTTTTTTCTCACCTTTAGGCGTAATTAAAAATTCTGGAGTCTATGTAAAAAATCAGTATAAAAATGAAGACAACCTAGAGTCGTTCAATAGCGATGGCTATCGACGTTATGACACATCTTGGCAATTTGATAATCAGAAGAATGCAACATCTTTTTTACTTGGTGACATTATCACCGGTAATAAAACGACTTGGGGCAGTTCTGTTAGGTTGGGCGGATTTCAAGTTCAGCGTAACTACTCAACGCGACCCGATTTAATTACTTACCCATTACCACAATTTATTGGGCAAGCTGCCTTACCAAGCACTGTTGATTTAATTATTAATGGACAAAAAGCAAGCTCAACAGATGTGCAGTCTGGTCCATTTATTTTAAATAATGTTCCTTTTATTAATGGTAAGGGTGAAGCAGTTGTAGTTACAACTGATGCGGTTGGTCGTCAAGTTACTACGTCTGTACCTTTTTATATTTCAAATACTTTATTAAAACCTGGCCTATTTGATTATTCATTATCTTTAGGAAAGATTAGGGAAGATTATGGCCTTAAGAACTTTTCTTATGGAAAGTTTGCAAGTGCTGCCGATGCCCGTTATGGGGTAAATGACTGGCTTACAGTAGAAGGGCGTACAGAGCTTTCATCAGACTTACAATTATTAGGCGCTGGGTCTGTTTTAAAGCTAGCAAATTGGGGTGTATTAAGCGCTTCTTTTACACAAAGTAGAGCTGATAAATCTATAGCTCAAGACCAAGTTAAAGATCTTGACGGAAAACAATATACGGTTGGCTATAGTTATAACCGTAATCGATTTGGTTTTAGCATTAATCATAATCAACGTGATGATGAATATACTGATCTTTCAAGAATGCAATATAGTAATTTAATTTCAGTAAATAGTAATAAAAGCCTTACAGCAAATACTTATTTTGCGACTAGAAACTCAGGTACATTTGGGGTGGGCTATATTAATACTGAAGCAAATGACTTTAAAAATAGATTGTTAAATTTATCATGGGCACCAATTTTACCAACTTATATGAACGGGGTAACTGTTTCATTAAGTGCAAACCGTGATTTTATTGATAAAGAATGGAGTGCTGCATTTCAGCTTTCTGTGCCGCTATTTCAACGCAGGTCTACTGCCAATACAGGTTATTCATTTAATGATCATGGTAATTATGGTTATATTAATTTTAATCATTCTGTACCATCCGAAGGCGGTTTTGGAGTCGATTTAACCAGACGCTTTAATGAAAATAGTGAAGATTTAAATCAGGCACGGGTAAATTACCGTAACAATTATATTAATACCGATTTTGGATTATCTGGAAATCAAGATTATAACTATTGGTTTGGGCTGTCTGGCTCGTTGGTATATATGTCAGGTGAGTTGTTTGCTTCAAATCGTTTAGGTGAGTCTTTTGCATTAGTCGATACCAATCAAGTATCTGATGTTTTAGTAAAATACGAAAACAGTTTAATTGGTCGTAGTAATAAAAAGGGTCATATTTTTGTACCGTCAGTAACGCCTTACTATTCGGGTAAATATAGTGTTGACCCTATTGATCTTCCTTCGAATTTTACAATTACTCAAGTTGAACAACGTATTTCTGCTAAACGTGGTTCTGGAGTTGTTATTAAGTTTCCAGTTCACCAGTCTCTTGCTGCAAACGTTTATCTTACCCAAGAAAATGGCAAACCAATTTCTGTAGGTTCTGTGGTTCATAGAGCAGACCAAGAATCTTCTTATGTGGGCATGGATGGTATTGTTTATCTAGAAAATTTAAAGGCCAATAACACCATTACTGTTCAACATTCAGATCAGTCAATATGTAAAGCAGATTTTTCTGTCGATGTAGAACAAGCCAAGCAGCAGATTGTGGTGATTAAACCTGTTACTTGCCATGAGGTATCTTTACCATGA
- a CDS encoding spore coat protein U domain-containing protein translates to MNIKTKKLLSHLSLFAGLMLSVNLAYASCGVNASGTSSISVPSIYLMENGENSSQFNSGLSCTGFSLALANMTYLKYRVEQMSNSFTNAQTGEKLNAIILDSNNEIISLGQEKDMSSFTLVNLFSGPDGNLPFYIRLPAGQSVSPGVYQADSPLKVKWFYSVPAVAIIGIGVFFESPGFRRGALGIGFNWGSGADSLGSLSITVLPDCRILTQDVNFGTAAFASKLEPVQSSMGIRCSLKTPYYVSLNNGLSPQNGNQRAMKSQSGNVFLKYDIFKNSSNDRWGSGSERWSSLNATINPGVHDAVTQQNYIFTTKITDENADTVPAGTYQDTVTVQVEF, encoded by the coding sequence ATGAACATAAAAACAAAAAAATTACTGAGCCATTTGAGTCTATTTGCTGGACTCATGTTGAGCGTAAACTTGGCTTATGCCTCATGTGGGGTCAATGCTTCAGGTACATCATCTATTTCAGTTCCGTCTATCTACTTAATGGAAAATGGTGAGAACTCGTCTCAATTTAACTCGGGTTTGTCATGTACAGGTTTTAGTTTGGCTTTGGCTAATATGACCTATTTAAAATATCGGGTTGAGCAAATGTCGAATTCATTCACTAATGCTCAGACCGGAGAAAAGCTCAATGCTATTATTTTAGACAGTAATAATGAAATCATAAGTTTAGGCCAAGAAAAAGACATGAGTAGCTTTACGCTGGTCAACCTTTTTAGCGGCCCAGATGGTAATTTACCGTTTTATATACGACTTCCTGCTGGTCAAAGTGTATCGCCGGGTGTGTATCAGGCTGATTCACCATTGAAAGTAAAATGGTTTTATTCCGTACCCGCAGTTGCGATTATTGGAATCGGGGTCTTTTTTGAAAGTCCTGGATTTAGACGCGGTGCATTAGGTATTGGCTTTAACTGGGGAAGTGGGGCTGACTCGCTTGGTTCACTTTCTATTACTGTGCTTCCTGACTGCCGGATTTTAACTCAAGATGTTAACTTCGGTACGGCTGCGTTTGCATCGAAGCTTGAACCTGTACAGTCTTCTATGGGAATTAGATGTTCTTTAAAGACCCCATATTACGTCAGTCTGAATAATGGGTTATCTCCACAAAATGGCAACCAGAGGGCGATGAAATCTCAATCGGGTAATGTATTTTTAAAATATGATATTTTTAAAAACTCATCCAATGATCGATGGGGAAGTGGTAGTGAACGTTGGTCGAGTTTAAATGCGACGATTAATCCGGGTGTGCATGATGCGGTTACACAGCAGAACTATATTTTTACTACCAAAATTACTGATGAAAATGCAGACACTGTCCCTGCGGGAACTTATCAAGACACCGTAACGGTACAAGTCGAATTTTGA
- a CDS encoding AraC family transcriptional regulator, with protein sequence MQDPFGLFNETISISYAHLLLEICEKYDISAAILLENTGLSLLDIKQYDAKMSAHQWSKLVANALQLTGNNRLGIEYGSALRPTAHGSLGFAFLSCVDVETALNLCQHFFCTRIQSFIPNWTFDEKLVYIYLDDVHPVKLGDEEQSQQLRAFLIESLLFGGIHLLELLIQENLENCEIFLDWCESSDYEEILNKNIKYHFNSKRNAIAFPLKYLKQLNPQGDLVAFQQAIQYCEKDKGLIVKDATHHLQNSIKMELLHNFNKNYPSLPEIAKRLNMSERTIKRHLQKQGTSFLQILNEIRFKEAKKLLAKEQYNIQDIANLIGYEESTNFVRAFKKYSDITPHQYRKKLKSE encoded by the coding sequence ATGCAAGATCCTTTCGGCTTATTTAATGAGACAATATCTATCTCGTATGCTCATCTTTTATTAGAGATTTGCGAAAAATATGATATTAGTGCTGCGATTCTTCTAGAAAATACAGGGCTATCCTTATTAGACATCAAGCAATATGATGCAAAGATGAGTGCACATCAATGGTCTAAACTAGTAGCCAATGCACTTCAGCTGACTGGTAACAACCGTCTAGGAATAGAATACGGATCAGCTTTACGACCAACGGCCCATGGCTCATTAGGTTTTGCTTTTTTGAGTTGCGTAGATGTAGAAACAGCTCTAAATCTTTGTCAACATTTTTTCTGTACACGTATTCAAAGTTTCATACCTAATTGGACTTTCGACGAAAAACTTGTATACATTTATCTGGATGATGTTCACCCAGTAAAATTAGGTGATGAAGAGCAGTCTCAACAACTAAGAGCATTTTTAATTGAAAGTCTTTTATTTGGTGGAATTCATTTATTAGAACTACTCATTCAAGAAAATTTAGAGAACTGTGAAATTTTTCTAGATTGGTGTGAATCTTCAGACTATGAAGAGATTTTAAATAAAAATATAAAATATCATTTTAATAGTAAACGGAATGCCATCGCTTTTCCTTTAAAATATTTAAAACAGCTCAATCCACAAGGTGATTTAGTTGCCTTCCAACAAGCTATTCAATACTGTGAAAAAGATAAAGGTTTAATAGTAAAAGACGCCACACATCATTTGCAAAATTCGATAAAGATGGAACTTTTACATAATTTCAATAAAAACTATCCATCTCTTCCCGAGATTGCTAAACGTTTAAATATGTCTGAAAGAACGATTAAACGCCATTTACAGAAACAAGGAACTAGCTTTCTTCAAATTCTCAATGAGATTCGTTTCAAGGAAGCAAAAAAACTTTTAGCAAAAGAACAATATAATATTCAAGATATTGCAAACTTGATCGGATATGAAGAATCTACTAACTTTGTTAGGGCTTTTAAAAAATATTCAGATATAACTCCTCATCAATATAGAAAAAAATTAAAGTCTGAATAG
- a CDS encoding oxygenase MpaB family protein, whose protein sequence is MLAKYSYAVVENPSAMKRFPFNVASRFFNEDAPNATEAQIASFNCFRQIGDPVADNLVECMHRVGSSSRQMFNQALEYGIETVDNPPQELIDFFAVVDDFPYWVDQKRLNRATRLYKTIGKESFAIFIPGLAVSYVAPVANHVLLRSGDLYKKAGKRAVETLNWFNDVTAPNGMSSRFSSGYKACIRIRMIHAHMRKAMKSKNDWDFDQWDEPIHQVIYTATILPFALLATLGANILGILSAKQEREDIFHLWRLIAHVVGVHPSLIPTNEADIWRLTWIELDQVFIPDETSAMLGGALWQSLDEIIGFDQNKLKDRIQRKMTQDYISTLAHLMLGKEIASSLTFPKKSMTGIALVGGSFVKNFVVTSVARVVPNGINRLGKYKAKQRNQFMQRIIKNTRADLSYERG, encoded by the coding sequence ATGTTGGCTAAATATTCTTATGCAGTTGTTGAAAATCCAAGTGCAATGAAGCGATTCCCTTTTAATGTAGCCTCTAGGTTTTTTAATGAAGATGCACCGAATGCTACAGAAGCGCAAATAGCATCTTTTAACTGTTTTAGGCAGATTGGTGATCCCGTAGCAGATAATTTAGTTGAGTGTATGCATAGAGTTGGATCTTCATCTAGACAGATGTTTAATCAAGCGCTTGAATATGGCATTGAGACTGTTGATAACCCACCTCAAGAACTTATAGATTTTTTTGCTGTAGTGGATGACTTCCCATATTGGGTGGATCAAAAAAGACTTAATCGTGCTACTCGTTTGTACAAAACGATAGGTAAAGAGAGTTTTGCTATTTTTATTCCAGGTTTAGCCGTGAGTTATGTTGCCCCTGTTGCCAATCACGTTTTACTAAGATCGGGAGATCTTTATAAAAAAGCAGGAAAGCGTGCTGTAGAAACATTAAATTGGTTTAATGATGTCACTGCTCCAAATGGCATGTCTAGTCGTTTTAGTTCAGGATATAAAGCATGTATACGAATAAGAATGATTCATGCACATATGCGAAAAGCTATGAAATCTAAAAATGACTGGGATTTTGATCAGTGGGATGAGCCTATTCATCAAGTTATTTATACAGCAACAATTTTACCATTTGCTTTACTTGCAACTTTGGGTGCAAATATTTTAGGAATCCTTTCAGCGAAACAAGAGCGTGAAGATATTTTTCATTTGTGGCGTTTAATAGCACATGTTGTCGGGGTACATCCTTCTCTTATTCCAACAAATGAAGCGGATATTTGGCGTTTAACTTGGATTGAACTAGATCAAGTTTTTATACCAGATGAGACATCCGCCATGTTGGGAGGTGCGCTCTGGCAATCCTTAGATGAAATAATAGGTTTTGATCAGAATAAACTTAAAGACCGTATTCAAAGAAAAATGACTCAAGATTATATTAGTACACTTGCTCATTTAATGCTTGGTAAAGAGATCGCAAGCTCACTAACTTTCCCAAAAAAATCAATGACAGGTATAGCTTTGGTCGGTGGCTCATTTGTTAAGAACTTTGTTGTTACGTCAGTTGCACGCGTTGTACCTAATGGTATTAATCGTTTGGGTAAATATAAAGCTAAACAACGCAATCAGTTTATGCAACGGATTATCAAAAATACTCGTGCCGATCTTAGCTATGAGAGGGGTTAA
- a CDS encoding TetR/AcrR family transcriptional regulator → MPNLEHSFRALRVLHAAKDLFNQHGFHNVGVDRIIAEARISKSTFYNDFHSKEKLIEMCLTFQKDALKDEVFSIIHSYRELMLFDKLKKIFYLHADVEGFYHLLFKAIFEIEKLYPTAYKVVIDYRNWLINEIYKLLLTLKVTASIEDAHLFLFVIDGAIVQLLGENQVDDRDRLLNYFLTMIH, encoded by the coding sequence ATGCCAAATTTAGAACATTCATTTAGAGCATTAAGAGTGCTCCACGCGGCAAAAGATCTATTTAATCAACATGGCTTTCATAATGTCGGTGTCGACCGAATTATTGCTGAAGCCAGAATTTCCAAATCCACTTTTTATAATGATTTTCACTCCAAAGAAAAGCTCATCGAGATGTGTCTGACTTTTCAAAAAGATGCATTAAAAGACGAGGTGTTTTCAATTATCCATTCTTATCGTGAACTCATGTTGTTTGATAAGCTCAAGAAAATTTTCTATTTACATGCAGATGTAGAGGGCTTTTACCATTTGCTATTTAAAGCCATTTTTGAAATTGAAAAGCTTTATCCAACAGCCTACAAGGTCGTGATTGACTATCGAAATTGGCTCATTAATGAAATTTATAAACTACTTTTAACGTTAAAAGTTACGGCTTCAATTGAAGATGCACACCTGTTTTTATTTGTGATTGATGGCGCTATAGTCCAACTTTTAGGGGAAAATCAGGTAGATGATCGAGATAGATTACTAAATTATTTTTTAACTATGATTCATTAA
- a CDS encoding paraquat-inducible protein A, with translation MKLKELAGCEECDTVYRRTPLAYGKRAYCLCCGAELYRHTKPFSTLLALILTALIVFILANSFPIVKIELQGNTSETTLLGAVWVMFHYDRAFVGVLILITTFIVPLTYLLLLSYVLGTVSVLKKRPTFLVIALRTLFFMRVWGMVEVFLIGILVTLVKLMGMVLVIPEIALWAFAILSILLVYITSIKVSDIWNEIDRSLP, from the coding sequence ATGAAGCTTAAAGAATTAGCAGGTTGTGAGGAGTGCGATACTGTCTATCGTAGAACCCCACTTGCTTATGGAAAAAGAGCTTATTGCTTATGCTGCGGTGCTGAACTCTATCGGCACACCAAACCTTTTTCAACACTGTTAGCTTTAATTTTAACTGCCTTAATTGTATTTATTCTTGCCAATAGCTTTCCGATTGTAAAAATTGAATTACAGGGAAACACATCTGAAACCACCTTACTTGGTGCAGTCTGGGTGATGTTTCATTATGATCGGGCTTTCGTTGGCGTACTCATTTTAATCACTACTTTTATTGTGCCGCTTACCTATCTTTTATTACTGTCCTATGTGCTGGGTACAGTGAGTGTGTTGAAGAAACGGCCAACGTTTTTGGTGATTGCCTTACGCACACTTTTTTTTATGAGAGTGTGGGGAATGGTTGAGGTGTTTTTAATCGGAATTTTGGTCACACTTGTAAAGTTAATGGGAATGGTCTTGGTGATTCCCGAAATTGCATTATGGGCGTTTGCGATCTTAAGCATATTGTTGGTCTATATTACTTCCATAAAGGTAAGTGATATATGGAATGAAATTGATAGGTCACTGCCATGA
- a CDS encoding paraquat-inducible protein A codes for MKMIKKVTQTKSSQHELDLKQYPRAKDLSLIVCHCCGVVNSAQNDKRRLNQSHQVLRCIRCNSVLHSRKPASLNRTFALVVAATILYIPANVLPMTVTDSLLGSQQDTIMSGVIYFWQSGDYLVSVVIFMASIFIPMLKLLILYFLLVAVYLQQSAGWNFLPEQCVKLYRIVEFIGRWSMIDVFVVALLTALIQIQSLATILAGPGSIAFGAVVVLTMFASLSFDPRIIWDNFYASQNTNKPSSFASEKPKIIQAEHPPLNNDSINPSQ; via the coding sequence ATGAAAATGATAAAAAAAGTGACCCAAACAAAAAGCTCGCAGCACGAGTTGGACCTTAAGCAATATCCAAGAGCCAAAGATCTTTCATTAATAGTGTGTCACTGCTGTGGTGTTGTAAATTCTGCTCAAAATGATAAAAGACGACTCAACCAAAGCCATCAAGTTTTACGTTGTATTCGATGTAATAGCGTACTGCATTCACGTAAACCAGCGAGTTTAAATCGAACTTTTGCCTTAGTGGTGGCTGCGACCATTCTCTATATTCCGGCCAATGTACTTCCCATGACGGTTACTGACTCACTTTTGGGTAGTCAACAAGATACCATCATGAGTGGGGTCATTTACTTTTGGCAAAGCGGAGACTATCTGGTTTCAGTGGTTATTTTCATGGCCAGTATTTTTATTCCCATGTTGAAGCTGCTGATTTTGTATTTTTTATTAGTGGCGGTATATCTTCAACAATCGGCAGGTTGGAATTTTTTACCTGAGCAATGCGTTAAGTTATATCGAATTGTTGAGTTTATTGGCCGTTGGTCAATGATTGATGTATTTGTAGTCGCACTTTTAACAGCACTCATTCAGATTCAATCGCTTGCTACGATTTTAGCAGGGCCGGGTTCGATTGCTTTTGGTGCGGTTGTGGTGTTAACCATGTTTGCATCGTTAAGTTTTGACCCACGTATTATTTGGGATAACTTCTACGCATCTCAAAATACCAATAAACCTTCTTCTTTTGCTTCAGAAAAACCAAAGATTATTCAGGCAGAACATCCGCCGTTGAATAATGATTCTATTAATCCCAGTCAATAA